The Rhinoderma darwinii isolate aRhiDar2 chromosome 9, aRhiDar2.hap1, whole genome shotgun sequence sequence CCATTTGGAAGCATAGGAGCCAAATGTCATCACTACATGCTTTGTAATAGTTCTGATTAGCTAGTATGAAAAGGAAACGTGGGAAAAGTGCAAGTAAATCTCACTGCTGGGTAATACCTCTGCCCTCAACTCCTCTCTACCAGCAGCGAGATCAGCACTATTAggtcatgttcacacagcatattttcaggcgtaattccgaGCGTAAATCGCTTGTATTACGGTCCGAAATACATTTGAATACACCTGCAAACAGCTTCCtaaagatttcaatgggaaatacttaTTTAATATGAGGCATATTTTTACGTTGCTGAATTAAAAAAGGCCTGATTTTTTTAAGTGACACTTCAAAAATTGCTTCGAAAATACGCCTCAAAATATGCTTCAAAAATGATTGCAAAAGTAAAAAATGCTTTGAAagccagctccaaaaaacgcctggaTTCAGAGGCTATTTACTCTAGAAATCAGCATCAtatttttcagcctgaacatatTCCATGTAAACATGGCCTTACAAAGCATAGGAGCTACATGTTATCATTAGGGTAggtacacacagggcggatacgctgcgtaaatgtaCAGAGCGTATCCACCCACCAcctaactgtggtgcagtttttcggccggaatgtccgcaaCAGAAaacagaagaggaaaaaaaaaagacaatcacaggctgcaacggtcacatgggatgaaacgtcatcccaggaggccggcctcgaTGAAgaggcacagaattctgggtaagtataagattttttttctgggtTGTGATTCTTGCTGCAGAATCGCAGctgttccactgcaaaaatcgcaacatctgctatttgttgcgggttttacctcccctttgaattcaatcggGAAAACTCACAACTGAAATGTAGCAATTACACAAATGCAATTGacatgcaggtcaatttctgagcgttttttccgctgatcatttacacagtgtgtggatgagatttgttcaaatctcatcaactctgttgctactgtattatgctgcggatttgcggaaaatctgcaatatttacactacatgtgaacccggccttatgctTTCTAATGGCGCTGATCGCGATGCTCGTATACAGACTCTAAAATAGAAGCTGAACTGCACCTGGGGAAGCAGAAGGGGTCATGATTGAGGCACATGTAAAGGAGGTCTTGGTTCTAACACTGCACCTCCAGTGCTCATGTATATCATAGAGTCCCCCGAGGtgcagtgtaaggccccatgcacatgaccttaAAAATTgtttgtaattacggacccattcacttctattgtccacggacaccttcctgtttatttacgggaaggtgtccgggccatagaaagctgccacaaaagataagacatgtcctatgttttgctttttacggaccgtgctcccataatgTGTTTGGAAGCACAACTCACAAATGCAAGTGGCTGTCCGCGGTGggtcgtgattacgggcacgtccatgtgcatggggccttacagatcACAGTAATTTCGAAGAAAAGTGTCGTAGTGCTTGTAAATTTGCTATTTATGTTTTCTGTAAGACTAGGGTCAGACAACTTCTATAGCTTATTGAAACAGCAGGAGCTTCAATGCAATGGCAAAATCCCTTAGAAAAACAATTGTCACAAATAGATATAAAAGACCAGGTGTGATCCAACtataacctaagggtatgtgcacacgataacggcaaatacgtctgaaattacggagctgttttcaggagaatttcagacgtttttacaagtgtgcgcgtttttcacggcgtcttttacggacgtaattggagctggttttcattggagtcaatgaaaaacagctccaattacgtcccaagaagtgtcctgtacttctttgacgcggccgtaattttacgcgccatcttttgacgcgtaaaatgacagctcgtctgcacagaacatcgtaaggccCATTGCACCAATtgatggagccatcttttcaggcgtaattcgaggcgtaaaacgcctctattacgcctgaaaagaggtcgtgcgcacatacccttagagaataCTTTGAGTTCCCGGATAAGCTAAAGTAAAGCTCCACCTTTGACTAGCATTGGTTATAGTCTATGAATGTAAAATCTAACATACTTGTAATAAATCTTCATCACAttgttttatgttttcatttgttttttatttaattttactttACTGAAGAAAAATGTTTGTGCCTGGGAACTGTCAACAAGCAGGTTCGATTCTACTGCTGACAGATATTGTTATAGATTCAGTTATATTCTAATTACGGCTAATGGAGTTTAAGGAACACAAATACCTGGAAATATGTGGATATTCAGGAACATATGAAAATTTTACGCTTATTAacaccaaaaatataaaaaaaatattaacacatGAATCCTTAATATTTGAATTAATGAGCCAATCAGAGCTACcgtctatctacaggtggacacCATTCTGCACTCAAAATACTAAATCGTGAGACATAACAGATCCCCCAACAGCAGCTTATTGACTGTTTCCATACAgcacagaacacagtaaaaactaaaaattCCCACGGCACAGTCACATAAAGTGAGATAGAACAGACAATGAAGATTATGTATAAAAATTTCATATTTCATATCATCAGATTTGGTAATCGAATAATGAAGCAGATTAATATGACGGGATTTATGCAATTCACTCAGGGCCGGATAATAGGGAGGGCAaaatgggcaattgcccaggtacCTCCAGCATTTTCTAGGCACTTTCAGAAGCAAGACACAAGAGCCATGAGGAGAGGGGGATAAGTGGCTGCCAGACATCAATGGCTATTCTTACCTTTGGgcaaacaaaggatcaggcaccTTGAAATACAAGGtgcccagtctcttttttttcccCAACAGACAATCGGGGAAAGTTGGGCTGGCTTAATTTAGTCATTCATTACACCATTCCGCCATAAGTTTAAAACCACTGAGAGGTGGAGTGAATTACATGGATTGTGTCAATACAATAGCACGTGACaatgggtgggatatattaggcagcaagtgagtagtcagttcttaaagttgatgtgttggaagcaggaaaaatgggacaaagtaaggatctgagcgactttaacaagggccaaattgtgatgggtgGACGGCTGGGACTGAGCATCTAAAAAAACAGAAGGTCTTGTGAGGTATTCCTGGTATGTAGTGGTTAGTAcccaccaaaagtggtccaaggaaagaCAACTATTGAACTGGAGACAGAGTCATGGGCGCCCAAAGCTTATTAGTGCTCGTGGGGAGTGAAGACAGGCCtgactggtccgatcccacagaagagctactgtagcagatATTGCTGAAAAACGAAATGCTAgacatgatagaaaggtgtcagaacagatAGATCATCGCAGCTTGATGCATTTGGTGCTGCAAAGCTGAAGACccttcagagtgcccatgctgaccccagtCCACCGATAAAAGtacctacaatgggcatgtgaccatcagaactggagcatggagcaatggaagaaggtgacctggtctgataaatcccgttttcttttacatcatgtggacggccgggtgcgtgtgcaTCACATATCTGGGtatgagatggcaccaggatgcactatggaaaaTAGAAAAGCCGGCGGAGGCAATGTGATTCTCTGGGCAAAGTTATGCTGGGAATCCCtgggtcctgacattcatgtggatgttactttgacacaaacTATTTACCTCAACATTGTTACAGACCAAGCAATTCCCTTTCTGACCACAGTATTCAATAAAGGCAGTGGCTTCTTTCACCAGAATAATGCCCCTGTCACACTGCAAGTATTGTCCAGGAATAGTATGAGGAAAATTATAAAGAGTTCAAGGTTTTGttgtggcctccaaattccccagatctcaatctgatcgagcatctgtgggatgtgctcaaaaaacaagtccgatccatggaggccgcacctcacaacttacaggacttaaaggatctgcggtTAATGTCTTACTGCCAgttaccacaggaaccttcagatgtCTTTTGCCGTTCATGCCTCAATGGGTTAGAGCTGTTTTGGCCGCAAGAGGGGTACCTACATAATATTAGGCAGTTGGTTTTAATGTAATGGGTGTACGATATATATGACACTGTTACTGGTaacggtcccccccccccccttccaggatttTGTGCCCAGGGAACTCCACCATCAAGCCCTGAAGACACATATTTGCTTCTGTTTggcattttatttcattatattcCCAAGTTCTTTGGTTAATGATCTGATTTCCTTTTTTGGATAAGTTTCTTGTTAAATATTAATTTTCAATATATTTCTATAGATATCCGTCAGAAGAGCACCTGTAGTTTACATAATAAACCTCATCATCCCAGCATGCTTCATGGTTTTACTGGACATTGCTAGTATGTTTATCCAAATGGCAACAGGAGAGCGACTTGGCTTCAAAATCACAGTGGTATTGGGGTTCTCTGTGCTTCTGCTGATTCTGAACAGCATGCTGCCCAATTCCGATAATCCTCCCGTTCTAGGTATGTCTTCTCTTTTAAAAATTATGGAATAAATGTAGTGTTTTGAGTTGCTAATATAGTTTCTGATATGTGCTCTTAAGGGACTATGACTCTGGAGTAGCAGTGCTTGTTAACATATGCTCATCcatagcggtcggacccccaccgatcagcatgttagcacctatcctgtggttaggagataacttttaatcttgagacaacccctttaattaccatTATAAATCTAAAAGTGACTGTtcacataaaaaagttatactgGTTGCAATTTCACAACTCTCAAATATGTCACATGTAGGTGTTCCCTAAAATTGCCTAATATGTTGGCAGCCTATTTACGTTTGTTCCAATATACTAACGTTATCCTACATCATTGCTTACTAAAGGGCCATCGGCATAGCTACCAGTATAGCCAGCATAGCATCTGCTATGGACCCTAACAGCTAAGATATGATATGAGCTCTGATAGTGGGAATGCCTCAGAGGAGAGATGCAACCAGTGATTGCTGTGCAATTTAAAGAGGTTTGAAATTATCCAGAAAGGGTTTGAAATTATAGCTGAAATCATGCGAGATTGTTGCATACTGTTTGCACTGACGGGGAGTACACTAGAGAAGAAACTGGTCAGGCCAAGTGCTGTGTGTTCCGAACCTTCCCTGTGTTAAAGGGcagctttcctgacatgtctgttttagtaaatacttgtcataaaataataatgctgacgcaccttttcttagaactatgcattgtgccatttctatgttattcctcctggaaatttatgattaaattgacaactggttgttacATAAACTGCATATTGTAATTGGAAATATTTAGGTAtgtacaccattcagccataaatttaaaaccactgacaggtgaagtgaataacattgagcaTCAGAATTGGACAATGGAGCAATGTAAGAAGATGGCCTGGTCTGaaaaaatcacattattttttttatcaagtggacggccgggtgcgtgtgTGTCGTTTACCTGGAGAAGAAATGGCACCATGGGAATAAGACAAGCCACAGTGTGatgttctgggcaatgttctgctgggaaaccttgggtcctggcattcctgtggatgttactttgacagttACCTCCTACCTCAACATTGTTATAGACCAAGTACACCTCTTCATGGCACCGgtgttccctaatggcagtgccctctttcagcagaataatgtgCTCTGCCACGCTGCAAAAATAGTTCAGGAATAGTTTGAGGGACATGAGAATGAGTTCAAGGTTTTGACTTGACCTCTGAATTCACCAGATATtaatctgatcgagcatctgtgggatgtgctggaaaacaagtccgatcctcacaacttacaggacataGAGAATCTGCTACCGAGGTCTTGGTGgcagataccacaggaaccttcagaggtcttgtaaaGTCCATGCCTCACCGGCTatgagctgttttggcagcacgaggGGAAACGACACAATATTAGGTATACataagtggttttattgttatggctAAATGGTATAAACAGTATATATATGGTATTCTTTAAATTTTTAAACTTGTGTTTGGATAAGTAGAAGTTTAAGAGCGACAAATATCTCCACGCAAAGAGATAATCCAGTTGTTTTCTTTTCAACAGGTATTTTCTGCTGCGTGTGTCTCGCTGTCATGGTGGTCAGTATAATCGGCTCTATTGGGACATCCTATATGCTAATGTTATCTGAAAACCAACCAAATGTCCCACCCTGGATAAAAATCTGGATTATGAAAAATCTAGCCCGTATTCTGTTCTTCAAAGTAAAAGCCCACCAACGAGATGACCTAGTTTCTGTAGAAACTGCTGTAAAAGGTAAGTCAAAAAATTAGACTGAGCTTTAAATGAGATGTTGTATAACCCTAAATAGTTTGGATGGGAGGTTCTCATTCTGTGCAGCCAAATCTGAGAGTCTAAATGAGTCCTAGTAAAGTCTGAATCACCACCTATGcagcttttaaaaaaacaaaactatataaaaCTTTTTGCTGGAGGTGAAGATGGAGGGGGGTCCCATCTTATTAAGTTCATTGGGGGCTCAGCATTAAGGGTCTCGGCCACTTGCGGCCTATTGTTCCTTAAAATCAGTTTTATGGCTCTTGTACGCGACCCTATTACAACTTTCTAGATGAATAGCGACATAATACAAAACCCTCATAGAAATCTAGGGGGTCCTACTGTACTGTGAATGCCTCCGGTTTCCTACTGAGGATTACAGAGGTTTTACTATTGTATTCCATAGGATGCTGTATTACAGAGGTATACTCCTGTATAAGGAAAGCTTCGAGGTTAGAATACTTCCATAATATGATGCCGTATGGAGGCCCTGTGGCCCACGGAGTGCCTACAGCTCCATAATACTGAATCGCAGAGCCTACTGGTATTAGGTTCCCCTTATCATCTACTGATATGGTTCTAAATAAAACATTACAGATTATATATCATCCTTATTTACAGATAATAGAAATTACAAGAAAACTGAGACATGTATGACAATCGAGATGAGGAAAACTGACACACAGAAAGATATAAGAATTCCTGTGGAGGTGAAGATATTAAAGAGATTATTAGCGGAGGTCCTCAAGATCCGCCAGGAAATGAAGTACTCGAAGGATCAGGATGATGTCAAGTCGGATTGGCACTTTGCTGctatggtggtggaccggttggtCCTTATAGTCTATTTGCTCATAGTAATTGTTATGTTTGCAGTTGTTATCACAGTCTGGACTACATGAAGGACATCACCACAGGGAAAGAGAaagtttttcttacttttttgccagtatgtggttatggacCTCAGTATCCTTGTTTTCATTAGAAAAGTTTGGCTATAAATCTTTTAATGTACAAATCAACTTGGTGTAACATAGTTCTGGCAAAACCTTCTGCttagtatttattataaaaatgcaTATTAAAATTATGTTTTAAATGTAAAATGTAAAGTTTTGCATTATTTTAATCGTCATTGATAGATACAAAGTTCTGTGTAATTGCCAGTTGCCAATAATGTTCTTCTAGAAACCTATCATCCTGAGGACTGAGGAGTCCAATGAAGACAGGATGTTCATTTGAGAAGCTGCCTCCACAAGCCTGGACTATTCTTTAGTAGAAAAAACCTATTCCTTATTGTCGGAAGTGCTCCCCCTACAAGCGCAATCCAATAATGACCTCAGTGGGCTGCAAATGACATACTACTGTTTACACAGACTGTTGTAGAATATACTATGACTTGTGAGAAGCTGACCTGGTAGCCATGGGAATATGGACATATGTTAAAGAGCACCTGTTAGCAGCTCTATGTGtgtttttgtaaatacttgtTTTCCTCATGAAATACCAatgctggaacatcttttcttagaactctgctttgtgctattcctctgttattcatcctggaaatgtatgaatgtcAATAGGATGCGTTCCTAAACAGTATGACATTGTtaccactgattggacagtgtcagactgtgtagggacacacccccaactggtaacacccagttatcaatttattcataaaattctaggaggtataacagaggaacggtacaatgtagaataaaaattaaaaaaaaagatgaaatctTTCTTAATTTAGTTTAATCCCCAGTCCTCTTCCTGACTGACTTTTACTGTTGAAATGGCTTCACTAAACAATACATTGTGCACTTTATATAAAAGAGGAATGTGTTTTCTCGGAAGATATCAACTTCTCAACAACATTTTGTTTACTCCTGGAATTGCAACTTCCTCCTTCGGCAATTAAGTCAAGAAGCCATACTGTATTTGACTTAAACctgaccatttgtttggcctgccAACATATGATCGCATTACCATACAAATTACTAGACCCATCCAATGCCATGTTTTCAAAGCAGTATAAATAATGTTTTGCACCATTATGGGTAAACCTTGACCTTCCAGCGCTTTCTTCTAAGAATGATGATTCTTGGGGAAAGAGTGTATGAGCTCTGCGTTCTCTATCCATCGCTCTGATTCAATAGACACATAACCAACTTGGCGCATCTTTAGACACCTTTATATCACCTCTTGGTTTGTCTCACTTTGAACCaacttttttggcacattttaagtcATGTCCCTTTTTTGTTATGTCAGGCCCTCTTTTCCTCTAAGTTACGCCTCTTTGTCTAGCGgggcacaaataaataaaaatgtcaataaatatggcgtgtgtatatatgtatatttctgGTGTGTGTatttgcgtgcgtgtgtgtgtgtttctgtggagtgtatgtACTTTACATCTGTgttgtgtgcatgtatgtttatttGTGATGAGTGTATTTATgcagcatgtatatatatatatatatatatatgtgtgtgtgtgtgtgtgtgtgtgtgtgcgtatgtgtgtgCTGCCAACGACTTTAGACTAACTAACTGCACCAGTCCTTTAGAATGCGTTGCcgcgacaatcagattaatttaaAGTTTTAATTGTGCTCTGAAAATACATCTTTTTAGTCAGGCCTATCATATTCCTTAATCTGACTTCTTTTTTTTACCATCCCCCTCCCGCCCCTATTACAGTACAATATTTTTCTTAACCTGATCCCCTCATTCAGCAGCCTAACCCACATTCCTTTCACCCTAATATACttaatgtctgtcatacacagatactggctggtgacggcTCATGCACCTTTATGAGTATTATCCTATGTCTATAAAAAATGGATGAAGTATTGGATTATACAAGCATTTTTGACatgttgtgtctcccttatttcctcatagatagcgagctcttgcgagcaggattctcactcctcttgtttgaattgttaatttgttttgtcattata is a genomic window containing:
- the LOC142660336 gene encoding 5-hydroxytryptamine receptor 3A-like, which gives rise to MSLPGIILPLTIILLGTCHCENTCSFNDVLQITTKLPGSDVRPVRNWKSPTTVRIDLFLYAVISLDTSLQTLTTYIWFSMAWNNEFLSWNPDDFCGIKNILIPNNNFWFPDLYIYEMTESDSNIPVIPYFSVSSNGTITNSKPLKSRIISSCNLDIYKFPFDVQACTLSFGPYIHTVNDIIMVAKSNSSQVFQNSQDIFVSKGDWSLLDITVQNETFSTGNMTYSQVIYQISVRRAPVVYIINLIIPACFMVLLDIASMFIQMATGERLGFKITVVLGFSVLLLILNSMLPNSDNPPVLGIFCCVCLAVMVVSIIGSIGTSYMLMLSENQPNVPPWIKIWIMKNLARILFFKVKAHQRDDLVSVETAVKDNRNYKKTETCMTIEMRKTDTQKDIRIPVEVKILKRLLAEVLKIRQEMKYSKDQDDVKSDWHFAAMVVDRLVLIVYLLIVIVMFAVVITVWTT